A single Maridesulfovibrio frigidus DSM 17176 DNA region contains:
- a CDS encoding ABC transporter substrate-binding protein produces the protein MKRSLVFLSLVVILALGLVGCSSEKKEETTDAGKVLKLAMDADPVSLDPQVQLSGGMIQYAHMVFDPLVRWAKDGSFEPRLAESWEHINDTTMRFHLRKGVTFHSGNPFTAEDVVWSINRLKVSPDFKGLFEPFAEAKVVDAHTVDVITKKPYGLLLNMATYIFPMDSKFYTGKDESGQAKDAIVKTGPSFANINESGTGKYIVAEREQGVRTVFKAFPQYWAKEGNVETIILTPIKNDATRVAALLSGDVDFIMPVPPQDLKRIESTEGLELVTMSGSRVITFQLNSKRFEPFKNLKVRQAIIYATDNTGIVEKVMKGFATVAAQQGPKEFASYNSALTPRYDLEKAKQLMKEAGYADGFACTMIAPNNRYVNDEKIAEAFVSMLGKIGIKVSLKTMPKAQYWDQFDARVADIQMIGWHPDTEDSANYTEFLLMCPNTETGYGQYNSGQYCNPEVDAMTIQTQTETDTAKRSALLQKIEKALYDDAAFVPLHWQNLSWASKNNMNTDDIVNVQNFPYFGNLVIK, from the coding sequence ATGAAACGTTCATTAGTATTTCTATCTCTTGTGGTCATTCTGGCCCTCGGCCTAGTCGGCTGTAGCTCAGAAAAAAAAGAAGAAACTACAGATGCAGGAAAAGTCCTGAAACTGGCAATGGATGCTGACCCAGTATCTCTTGACCCTCAGGTACAGCTTTCCGGTGGTATGATACAGTACGCACACATGGTATTTGATCCACTCGTGCGCTGGGCAAAAGACGGTTCTTTCGAGCCTCGCCTTGCGGAATCATGGGAACACATCAATGACACCACCATGCGTTTTCATCTTCGTAAAGGTGTAACCTTCCATAGTGGAAACCCATTTACAGCGGAAGACGTTGTATGGTCAATTAACCGCCTCAAAGTTAGCCCTGACTTCAAAGGTCTTTTCGAGCCTTTCGCAGAAGCTAAAGTTGTTGACGCACACACTGTCGACGTAATCACCAAGAAGCCTTACGGACTCCTCCTGAACATGGCTACTTACATCTTTCCAATGGATAGCAAATTCTACACAGGTAAAGACGAAAGCGGACAGGCCAAGGATGCTATCGTTAAGACTGGACCTTCCTTCGCAAACATCAACGAATCCGGCACAGGTAAATACATCGTTGCTGAGCGTGAACAAGGTGTTCGCACTGTATTCAAAGCTTTCCCACAGTACTGGGCTAAAGAAGGTAACGTTGAAACAATCATCCTTACTCCTATTAAGAATGACGCAACTCGCGTAGCCGCCCTTCTTTCTGGCGATGTTGATTTCATTATGCCTGTTCCTCCTCAGGATCTTAAGCGCATTGAATCCACCGAAGGACTTGAGCTTGTCACAATGTCCGGATCACGCGTCATCACCTTCCAGCTTAATTCAAAACGTTTTGAGCCTTTCAAGAATCTTAAAGTCCGTCAGGCTATCATCTACGCAACAGACAACACTGGTATCGTAGAAAAAGTAATGAAAGGTTTTGCAACAGTTGCAGCTCAGCAGGGTCCAAAAGAATTCGCTAGCTACAATTCAGCTCTTACTCCTCGCTACGACCTTGAAAAAGCAAAACAGCTCATGAAAGAAGCTGGCTACGCAGACGGTTTTGCGTGTACTATGATCGCACCAAACAACCGCTACGTTAACGACGAAAAGATCGCGGAAGCATTTGTTTCCATGCTCGGTAAAATCGGTATCAAAGTAAGCCTCAAGACTATGCCAAAAGCACAGTACTGGGATCAATTTGATGCACGCGTTGCTGACATTCAGATGATCGGCTGGCATCCTGATACTGAAGATTCTGCTAACTACACAGAATTCCTTCTCATGTGCCCGAACACTGAAACAGGCTACGGTCAGTACAACAGCGGTCAATACTGCAACCCAGAAGTTGACGCTATGACTATCCAGACTCAGACTGAAACAGACACTGCAAAACGTAGTGCTCTTCTTCAGAAAATAGAAAAAGCACTTTACGACGACGCAGCATTTGTTCCTTTACACTGGCAGAACCTTTCATGGGCCAGCAAGAACAACATGAACACTGATGATATCGTCAACGTTCAGAACTTCCCTTACTTCGGCAATCTTGTCATCAAGTAA
- a CDS encoding TIGR03960 family B12-binding radical SAM protein, whose amino-acid sequence MKKLLPLLPRPTRYLGSEWGTVHKDLASVKVHIALGFPDLYEIGMSYLGQKILYEIVNNNPDFYAERAYVPCQETAGIMREHDELLATLESDTPVKDLDALGISLTHELCYTNVLYMLDLSGIPLKAADRTEDHPLIIAGGGACFNAEPMADFLDVMMIGDGEESILRVLETIADCKEKGLGRADKLTALSKLAGIYIPSFFDPENPGDFSVEKAIVDDLNPIDFPENQVLPYGKAIHDRLTLEIARGCTRGCRFCQAGVIYRPVRERTPKTLTNTLMKGLDKTGYEETSYLSLSTGDYSALDTLFAKSFDHCAAEQISISLPSLRVGSLSAPIMERIATIRRTGATLAPEAGSQRLRDVINKGISEQQLLDHSQMLFENGWQSIKLYFMIGLPTETFEDLDAILDLCVKVRDIGGPHVKVMQISAAISPFVPKPHTPFQWERQSSLDEINEKLDYLREKFSKYKRIKLKFHIPRMSFLEGIFSRGDRKLGPVVQKAYERGAIFTSWKDHMSLPEFLEAMKEEGLSPEDYLAARDVDQRLPWDHISSGVSKKYLLTERNRSFKEKMTDDCRYAECNSCGVCEFDGRKSLLKDQAIESDIRPKMVFTERDQTGEVPPFVQEEKPDLGIKGSHFRIWYTKTGTTAYLSQLDLAPVFERAMRRAKLPLTFSQGFHPMPLISFGRALPVAVESQAEWMNVMYRTELTSEEVVERLNEQMPIGILMTRADTLTLSRKQPQPQIEDFAITFNGDDEAVAARMAELRNFLESEEYVIKHKTKKGFKDKDIRPTVQSYEEVAPNKVIIHFDWTNLYLSPTKMLAVICPKSTLLDYSLMKLDQRFE is encoded by the coding sequence TTGAAAAAGCTACTCCCCCTCCTGCCCCGTCCTACACGTTATCTTGGTTCCGAATGGGGAACCGTTCACAAGGACTTGGCTTCTGTCAAAGTTCATATAGCTCTCGGTTTTCCAGATCTATACGAAATTGGGATGTCTTACCTTGGACAAAAAATTCTCTACGAAATCGTGAACAACAATCCTGATTTCTACGCTGAACGCGCCTATGTTCCTTGTCAGGAAACAGCAGGAATAATGCGCGAGCATGATGAATTGCTGGCAACCCTTGAGAGCGACACCCCTGTCAAAGATCTTGACGCCCTAGGAATTAGCCTGACGCATGAGCTGTGCTATACTAACGTGCTCTACATGTTAGACCTTTCGGGAATTCCACTTAAGGCAGCCGACAGGACTGAAGATCACCCGCTTATTATTGCTGGTGGAGGCGCTTGTTTCAATGCGGAGCCAATGGCAGACTTTTTAGATGTCATGATGATTGGTGACGGAGAAGAATCAATTCTGCGTGTTCTTGAAACAATTGCCGACTGTAAAGAAAAGGGACTGGGAAGAGCTGATAAACTTACGGCTCTCTCGAAACTCGCAGGCATCTACATCCCTTCATTTTTCGATCCCGAAAATCCAGGTGATTTTTCTGTTGAAAAAGCCATTGTCGACGACCTAAATCCTATAGATTTCCCTGAGAATCAGGTTCTTCCATATGGTAAAGCCATCCACGACAGGCTCACTCTTGAAATTGCCAGAGGTTGCACCAGAGGGTGCCGTTTCTGTCAGGCTGGTGTAATCTACCGTCCGGTTCGAGAACGTACTCCTAAAACGTTGACCAATACATTGATGAAAGGCCTTGATAAAACAGGTTACGAAGAGACTTCATATCTCTCACTCAGTACTGGCGACTATTCTGCCCTCGATACTCTTTTTGCAAAAAGTTTTGACCACTGTGCGGCTGAACAGATTTCAATTTCACTGCCCTCCCTGCGCGTTGGATCACTTTCCGCTCCTATCATGGAGCGCATTGCAACCATCAGACGTACCGGCGCAACGCTGGCTCCTGAAGCCGGAAGCCAGAGACTGCGTGATGTAATCAATAAAGGGATATCCGAACAGCAGTTGCTTGATCATTCGCAAATGCTATTCGAAAATGGCTGGCAGAGCATCAAACTATATTTCATGATCGGTTTGCCCACGGAAACATTTGAAGATCTGGATGCAATCCTCGACCTTTGCGTCAAGGTTCGCGACATCGGAGGACCGCATGTCAAAGTCATGCAGATCTCCGCTGCAATTTCTCCTTTCGTGCCTAAACCGCACACACCATTCCAGTGGGAACGCCAAAGCTCCCTTGATGAAATTAATGAGAAACTTGATTACCTGCGCGAAAAGTTCAGCAAATATAAGCGCATCAAACTAAAATTTCACATTCCGCGTATGAGCTTCCTTGAAGGTATTTTCTCACGCGGGGACCGCAAACTAGGCCCAGTTGTGCAGAAGGCATACGAACGCGGAGCCATATTCACAAGCTGGAAAGACCATATGAGTCTGCCAGAGTTCCTTGAAGCAATGAAAGAAGAAGGCTTATCTCCGGAAGATTATCTCGCAGCGCGCGATGTAGATCAAAGACTTCCGTGGGATCATATTTCAAGCGGTGTCAGCAAAAAATACCTGCTGACAGAAAGGAATCGCAGTTTCAAAGAAAAGATGACCGATGACTGTCGTTACGCAGAATGCAACAGTTGCGGAGTCTGCGAATTTGACGGGCGCAAGTCGCTTCTTAAGGATCAGGCTATTGAAAGTGATATCCGCCCGAAGATGGTCTTCACCGAAAGAGACCAGACTGGCGAAGTTCCACCATTTGTTCAGGAAGAAAAGCCAGACCTTGGAATCAAGGGCAGCCATTTCCGCATCTGGTACACAAAAACAGGAACAACAGCTTACTTAAGCCAGCTAGACCTTGCCCCTGTTTTCGAAAGAGCAATGCGCAGAGCAAAACTTCCACTGACATTCTCTCAAGGGTTCCACCCCATGCCGCTGATATCCTTTGGACGAGCACTGCCGGTGGCCGTAGAAAGTCAGGCTGAATGGATGAACGTAATGTACCGCACGGAACTCACTTCAGAAGAAGTAGTTGAAAGACTAAATGAGCAAATGCCAATAGGTATTCTCATGACCAGAGCGGACACACTTACACTTTCACGCAAGCAACCCCAGCCGCAAATCGAAGATTTCGCCATCACTTTTAATGGCGATGATGAAGCTGTAGCGGCAAGAATGGCTGAACTTCGTAATTTTCTGGAATCAGAAGAATATGTAATTAAGCACAAGACGAAAAAAGGATTCAAAGACAAAGACATTCGTCCTACTGTGCAAAGCTATGAAGAAGTGGCACCAAACAAAGTCATTATCCATTTTGACTGGACCAACCTTTACCTGAGCCCAACTAAAATGCTCGCGGTAATATGTCCAAAGAGTACCCTGCTAGACTACTCTTTAATGAAATTGGATCAAAGATTTGAATAA
- a CDS encoding L-lactate MFS transporter, with protein MSEQKIMNRWFAVLGAILIQLALGAIYAWSVFTPSLIQDGWTKIQTQAVFSIGLVTFALSMVWAGKKMAVWGPKKLAMLSGIVLGAGYALAGMFGGTSFPALCLFIGVIGGAGIGFGYAVPIAVGMRWFPDRKGFITGFAVAGFGFGAMAWVKLAGAWGNLINDFGLSMTFSIYGVLFFAMIALGGTWMVFPPEGWLPEGYNPEVTSSGKTAKKEVDFSFREMLKTPQFILIFLTFTVSAAAGLMSIGLMKLYPMEALQAQGLSAAESSAISGTAMAVFFSLANGIGRIAWGIASDKIGRKMSIFMMTTIQGVTLLAFTSMAGNEYLLYIGATIIGFNFGGNFALFPTMTADTFGTKNVGQNYPYVFLAYGVGGIFGPMLGGQLGDLGNFPMAFTICGACCILGSIAISLVKAPKKELSGQPEYANSH; from the coding sequence ATGAGTGAACAAAAAATAATGAACAGATGGTTTGCAGTACTGGGAGCTATTCTTATTCAACTGGCTCTCGGAGCAATCTATGCATGGTCTGTATTTACTCCCTCTCTTATTCAAGACGGATGGACTAAGATTCAGACTCAGGCTGTTTTCTCCATCGGCCTTGTAACTTTTGCCCTCTCCATGGTTTGGGCAGGTAAAAAAATGGCTGTTTGGGGTCCTAAAAAACTCGCAATGCTGAGTGGGATTGTTCTCGGCGCAGGTTACGCTCTTGCAGGAATGTTCGGCGGCACCAGCTTCCCGGCTCTTTGTCTCTTTATCGGAGTTATCGGAGGCGCAGGCATCGGATTCGGCTATGCTGTACCTATCGCAGTTGGTATGCGCTGGTTCCCGGATAGAAAAGGATTCATCACCGGCTTTGCTGTTGCGGGTTTCGGATTTGGTGCAATGGCATGGGTAAAACTCGCTGGAGCATGGGGGAATCTCATAAACGATTTTGGCCTTTCCATGACCTTTTCAATCTATGGAGTTCTCTTTTTCGCGATGATCGCACTGGGCGGAACATGGATGGTTTTCCCGCCCGAAGGCTGGTTGCCTGAAGGATACAACCCAGAAGTAACATCCTCCGGTAAAACTGCTAAAAAAGAAGTTGATTTCTCATTTAGAGAAATGCTTAAAACACCACAGTTTATTCTTATATTTTTAACTTTTACGGTTAGTGCTGCTGCAGGCCTTATGTCCATTGGACTTATGAAACTTTACCCGATGGAAGCACTTCAAGCACAGGGACTTTCAGCAGCAGAATCAAGTGCAATATCTGGAACCGCGATGGCTGTTTTCTTTAGCCTTGCAAACGGAATAGGAAGAATTGCATGGGGGATCGCAAGCGATAAAATTGGACGTAAAATGTCAATTTTTATGATGACGACAATTCAGGGTGTAACACTGCTTGCTTTCACAAGCATGGCCGGAAATGAATACTTATTGTACATTGGAGCAACAATTATCGGCTTTAACTTCGGTGGCAACTTTGCTCTCTTCCCGACCATGACAGCGGATACGTTCGGGACAAAAAATGTTGGACAGAACTACCCATACGTATTCTTAGCTTACGGAGTAGGCGGAATATTCGGCCCAATGTTAGGTGGACAGCTTGGCGATCTAGGAAACTTCCCTATGGCATTCACCATCTGCGGAGCTTGCTGTATATTGGGATCCATTGCTATCTCACTTGTAAAAGCCCCAAAAAAAGAACTTTCCGGACAGCCAGAATACGCTAATAGCCATTAA
- a CDS encoding nitroreductase family protein, whose amino-acid sequence MDFNDTLTKRRAVNYFDTERDVDEALLKTVIENGAKAPSSYNLQPWKLKILRDNKQKAVLQKLAFDQPKVTEAPVILIVLADRDGWKEGSSSLESVFKDNLESGKMQPEQRDWFLGATTGLYGRDSEASQAFANKNAGLFAMSLMYSASAQGLETHPMDGFDHDGVKKEFNIPDNYWIPMLIAVGYLKPGVNVHPKGWRQTYSEMILK is encoded by the coding sequence ATGGATTTCAACGATACTCTGACCAAAAGAAGAGCTGTTAATTATTTCGATACAGAACGCGATGTCGACGAAGCTCTTTTAAAAACCGTTATTGAAAACGGAGCAAAAGCGCCTTCCAGCTACAATCTCCAGCCATGGAAGTTGAAGATACTTCGCGACAATAAACAAAAAGCTGTGCTTCAAAAGCTTGCCTTCGATCAGCCAAAAGTCACCGAAGCACCAGTTATACTAATTGTTCTAGCCGACCGTGATGGTTGGAAAGAAGGAAGTAGTTCACTAGAAAGTGTTTTTAAAGACAATCTTGAATCTGGAAAAATGCAGCCCGAACAGCGCGACTGGTTTTTAGGTGCAACCACAGGACTTTACGGAAGAGATAGTGAGGCGTCACAAGCTTTTGCCAATAAGAATGCAGGCTTATTCGCTATGTCACTAATGTATTCAGCATCGGCGCAAGGTCTTGAGACCCATCCTATGGATGGTTTCGATCATGACGGCGTGAAAAAAGAGTTTAATATCCCCGACAATTATTGGATTCCTATGCTTATAGCTGTCGGTTATTTGAAACCTGGAGTAAACGTTCACCCAAAAGGCTGGCGTCAGACATATAGTGAGATGATTTTGAAATAA
- a CDS encoding pirin family protein: MRREIQQIFKGEPVTEGAGVKLHRAFGYFEASLFDPFLMLDDFRSHNPADYLKGFTWHPHRGIETITYIHSGDVEHDDSLGNEGTISAGCVQWMTAGSGIVHQEMPKGDENGAMLGFQLWANLPASHKMIDPYYREITKDEIPEVVRENGTVIKVIAGEIDGISGPARNIAINPQYFDCIVPAGLEFVHPINKEYTAFIYIIDGDGTVNGTLVKNRSLVLFEKGDEFAVTAGEGGIRFLLMTGKPLNEPIFWRGPIVMHTKEDLDLAFREYEEGTFVKQGISRGK; this comes from the coding sequence GTGCGACGCGAAATTCAACAAATATTTAAGGGTGAACCTGTAACCGAAGGTGCCGGAGTAAAGCTCCACCGCGCCTTCGGATACTTTGAAGCATCACTTTTCGATCCATTCCTGATGCTGGACGATTTTCGTTCACACAATCCAGCAGATTATCTCAAAGGATTTACATGGCATCCCCATCGCGGCATCGAAACCATCACATATATACATAGTGGTGATGTAGAACATGATGACAGCCTTGGAAATGAGGGCACTATTTCAGCTGGGTGTGTTCAGTGGATGACTGCCGGAAGTGGTATTGTTCATCAGGAAATGCCCAAAGGAGATGAAAACGGGGCAATGCTCGGCTTTCAATTATGGGCAAACCTGCCTGCTTCCCATAAAATGATTGATCCATATTACCGTGAAATAACGAAGGATGAAATACCTGAAGTTGTGCGCGAAAATGGAACCGTTATCAAAGTAATTGCAGGAGAAATAGACGGCATAAGTGGCCCGGCAAGAAACATTGCCATCAACCCGCAATACTTTGATTGTATTGTTCCCGCAGGACTGGAATTTGTTCACCCTATCAATAAAGAATATACCGCCTTCATATATATTATTGATGGAGATGGAACTGTGAACGGAACTTTGGTAAAAAACCGCTCCCTCGTATTGTTCGAAAAAGGAGATGAATTTGCGGTAACCGCAGGTGAAGGCGGAATACGTTTCCTACTTATGACCGGCAAACCTTTAAATGAACCAATTTTCTGGCGCGGCCCAATTGTCATGCACACCAAGGAAGATCTTGATCTTGCATTCCGTGAGTATGAGGAAGGGACATTTGTGAAACAAGGTATATCAAGGGGGAAATAA
- the acs gene encoding acetate--CoA ligase — translation MTKENKIESLSTEKRLFNPPTNVPTACVKSLEEYKAIYDRSINDMDGFWAERAEELITWDKKWDTVLEYDFDKPEINWFKGGKLNASANCLDRHIENGRRNKAALIWQGEQDDEVKVYTYDMLHREVCRFANVLKKMGVEKGDRVSIYLPMIPELAIAMLACTRIGAPHTIIFAGFSSNSLRDRINDCEVKVHITGDGVLRGGRVIPLKPNSDEALKECPTVEQCVVVPRAGNEVEMVEGRDRFWGDLMSDPEISNDCPYELMDSEDPLFILYTSGSTGKPKGVFHTTGGYMTYAAHTCQWVFDLKDDDVHWCTADIGWVTGHSYIVYGPLALGATSIMFESVPTYPDPARFWQVCEKFRVNVFYTAPTAIRALMREGDQWAEKYDLSSLRVLGTVGEPINPEAWMWYHDKIGDKDIPIVDTWWQTETGGHVLAPLPYATPTKPGSATLPLPGIDASIVDRHGKEVGPNEGGFLVINKPWPGMLRGVWGNQERFKQQYFQGFPGVYESGDGARVDEDGYYWIMGRVDDVINVSGHRLGTAEIESALVSHPKVSEAAVVGMPHEVKGQTIYAYVTLKAEFDEDDDMTKELRMHVRKEIGPLASPEVIQFSPSLPKTRSGKIMRRILRKIVEGDTANLGDTSTLADPSVVTTLIEGYDEIMKP, via the coding sequence ATGACTAAAGAGAACAAAATTGAAAGCCTTTCTACCGAAAAAAGACTTTTTAATCCTCCCACCAACGTACCTACAGCGTGCGTGAAAAGTCTTGAAGAATACAAAGCCATTTATGACCGTTCTATTAATGATATGGATGGATTCTGGGCCGAACGCGCAGAAGAGCTCATCACATGGGACAAAAAATGGGACACAGTTCTAGAATACGATTTCGACAAACCAGAAATTAACTGGTTCAAGGGCGGAAAGCTGAATGCTTCTGCAAACTGCTTAGATCGTCATATTGAAAATGGTCGCCGCAACAAAGCTGCACTTATCTGGCAGGGCGAGCAGGACGATGAAGTTAAAGTTTACACTTACGACATGCTTCACCGTGAAGTTTGCCGATTTGCAAATGTTCTTAAAAAAATGGGCGTAGAAAAAGGCGACCGCGTTTCTATCTACCTTCCAATGATTCCTGAACTTGCTATCGCAATGCTTGCATGTACCCGTATCGGTGCACCGCACACTATTATTTTTGCAGGATTCAGCTCCAACAGTCTTCGCGACCGCATCAATGACTGTGAAGTTAAGGTTCACATCACAGGCGACGGCGTACTTCGCGGCGGCAGAGTTATTCCTTTGAAGCCAAACTCCGACGAAGCACTCAAAGAATGTCCAACAGTTGAACAATGTGTTGTTGTTCCAAGAGCTGGCAACGAAGTTGAAATGGTTGAAGGTAGAGACAGATTCTGGGGCGACCTAATGTCCGACCCGGAAATTTCCAACGACTGCCCTTACGAGCTCATGGATTCTGAAGATCCTCTTTTCATTCTCTACACTTCCGGTAGTACTGGCAAACCTAAAGGTGTTTTCCACACAACAGGTGGTTACATGACCTACGCAGCTCATACCTGCCAATGGGTTTTCGATCTTAAAGATGATGACGTTCACTGGTGTACCGCTGATATTGGCTGGGTAACAGGACATTCATACATCGTATACGGACCACTCGCTCTCGGTGCGACCAGCATCATGTTCGAATCCGTTCCGACCTATCCAGATCCAGCTAGATTCTGGCAGGTTTGTGAAAAATTCAGAGTTAATGTTTTCTACACAGCTCCTACTGCCATTCGTGCTCTAATGCGTGAAGGCGACCAGTGGGCTGAAAAATATGACCTCTCCAGCCTGCGTGTTCTCGGAACAGTTGGTGAACCTATCAACCCCGAAGCATGGATGTGGTACCACGATAAAATCGGTGATAAAGATATCCCGATCGTTGACACATGGTGGCAGACTGAAACAGGTGGTCACGTTCTTGCTCCTCTGCCTTACGCAACGCCGACTAAGCCAGGCTCCGCAACACTCCCTCTGCCCGGCATCGATGCATCGATTGTTGACAGACACGGCAAAGAAGTCGGTCCGAACGAAGGTGGATTCCTCGTTATCAATAAACCTTGGCCTGGGATGCTTCGCGGCGTTTGGGGTAATCAGGAAAGATTTAAACAACAGTACTTCCAGGGCTTCCCGGGCGTTTACGAATCCGGTGACGGAGCTCGCGTGGACGAAGACGGTTACTACTGGATCATGGGCCGCGTAGATGACGTTATCAACGTATCCGGCCACAGACTCGGAACAGCTGAAATCGAATCAGCTCTAGTTTCACATCCTAAAGTTTCTGAAGCAGCCGTAGTTGGTATGCCTCATGAAGTTAAAGGACAGACAATTTACGCTTACGTAACTCTTAAAGCAGAGTTTGACGAAGATGATGATATGACCAAAGAACTGCGCATGCATGTTCGTAAGGAAATTGGACCTCTGGCTTCTCCGGAAGTTATCCAGTTCTCCCCATCTCTGCCTAAAACCAGAAGTGGTAAAATCATGCGCCGTATCCTTCGTAAGATTGTTGAAGGCGACACCGCTAATCTCGGTGACACCTCAACCCTCGCAGATCCGTCAGTTGTGACGACTCTTATCGAAGGTTACGATGAAATCATGAAACCTTAA